Proteins encoded in a region of the Pseudomonas shahriarae genome:
- a CDS encoding phosphonate degradation HD-domain oxygenase has translation MNAEQVVAEVFGLYEQHGAADYIGEPVSQIEHMSQAAQLAMAEGFDDEVVLAAFFHDIGHICGQGGENMGGYGVVSHERLGADYLRRAGFSERLAKLVEYHVQAKRYLTFSQPDYYARLSEASRRTLGYQGGVMTADEARVFEQDPLCAVSLRMRHWDEQAKAMHVPVLDLEVLKAKARHLLAA, from the coding sequence CGCTGAAGTCTTTGGCCTGTACGAGCAGCATGGCGCTGCCGATTACATTGGCGAGCCGGTGTCGCAGATCGAGCATATGTCCCAGGCCGCGCAACTGGCCATGGCTGAAGGCTTTGACGATGAAGTGGTGCTGGCGGCGTTCTTCCACGATATCGGGCACATCTGCGGCCAGGGTGGGGAGAATATGGGTGGCTACGGCGTGGTCAGCCACGAACGCCTGGGTGCCGATTACTTGCGGCGTGCCGGGTTCAGCGAGCGCCTGGCGAAACTGGTGGAGTATCACGTGCAGGCCAAGCGTTACCTGACCTTCAGCCAGCCGGACTACTATGCGCGCTTGAGCGAGGCCAGCCGCCGCACCCTGGGTTACCAGGGCGGGGTGATGACGGCCGACGAGGCCCGTGTGTTTGAGCAGGACCCGCTGTGTGCGGTGAGCCTGCGCATGCGCCACTGGGATGAGCAGGCCAAGGCAATGCACGTGCCGGTGCTCGACCTTGAGGTGTTGAAGGCCAAGGCCCGGCACCTGCTGGCGGCTTAA